One segment of Primulina tabacum isolate GXHZ01 chromosome 14, ASM2559414v2, whole genome shotgun sequence DNA contains the following:
- the LOC142525037 gene encoding uncharacterized protein LOC142525037, translated as MNRIIMDKVRCMLSESGLPNKFWAEAASTACYLINRSPSSAIEFLVPELKWSTIKLYYAVFNENEFYKSNMSIPEVASSKQDEQDFQNQVNPQNLDENSQQKNAGNQNSGGGTHFQPENTYDICQNEAQADLHNNDEEIQGDEGPHTDNENSQQLDGYVLSRDRIRRQIRLAPRFANADFIAFALKVADLLELEEPSSYNEAKMTKDWPKWKKAMNEELDSLDRNHTWTLVNRPKGKRVIGYDMLIACKDLKEIQRLKDLLNSEFDMKDLGPAKRILGMDIIRNRPLRTLSLSQEGYISKLLEIFCMKDARSVNTPIGAHFKLKSIKEEATELEYAHMKSVP; from the exons ATGAATAGAATCATTATGGACAAAGTTAGATGCATGTTAAGTGAAAGTGGTTTGCCAAATAAGTTTTGGGCCGAAGCTGCCTCAACAGCTTGTTACTTAATTAATAGATCTCCATCATCTGCAATAGAGTTTCTTGTTCCCGAATTGAAATGGTCTACTATAAAACTTTATTATGCAGTTTTTAACGAAAATGAGTTTTATAAAAGTAACATGAGCATTCCAGAAGTTGCCAGCTCTAAACAAGATGAGCAGGACTTTCAAAATCAGGTGAATCCTCAAAACTTGGATGAAAACTCCCAACAAAAAAATGCAGGAAACCAAAATTCTGGTGGAGGTACTCATTTTCAGCCTGAAAACACCTATGACATATGTCAGAATGAGGCTCAAGCTGATCTTCACAACAATGATGAGGAAATCCAGGGAGATGAGGGACCTCATACTGATAATGAAAATTCTCAACAACTAGATGGCTATGTTCTGTCAAGAGATCGCATTAGAAGACAGATAAGATTGGCACCAAGATTTGCAAATGCAGATTTCATTGCATTTGCTTTGAAGGTGGCTGATTTACTTGAGCTCGAGGAACCATCTAGCTATAATGAAGCCAAAATGACCAAGGACTGGCCAAAATGGAAGAAAGCCATGAATGAAGAACTCGATTCATTGGATAGAAATCATACTTGGACCCTTGTCAATAGACCAAAAGGCAAAAGGGtaattggtt ATGACATGCTCATTGCTTGTAAAGACTTGAAGGAAATACAGAGATTAAAGGACCTCCTCAACTCTGAATTTGACATGAAGGATCTTGGGCCAGCCAAGCGCATCTTAGGCATGGATATTATCAGAAACAGACCTCTAAGAACCTTGAGCCTATCTCAAGAAGGATACATCAGTAAGCTACTGGAGATTTTCTGTATGAAAGATGCTAGGAGTGTAAACACTCCTATTGGTGCACACTTCAAGCTAAAGTCTATCAAGGAGGAAGCTACTGAATTAGAATATGCTCACATGAAGTCTGTACCATAA